The Xenopus tropicalis strain Nigerian chromosome 7, UCB_Xtro_10.0, whole genome shotgun sequence genome includes a region encoding these proteins:
- the glb1l2 gene encoding beta-galactosidase-1-like protein 2: MRRDLQRRRLIVLILLFIAAFLVYRLSLPSQQISFTNMPRTSGLKIGNSHFLLNDIPYRILGGSMHYFRVPTAYWRDRMKKMKACGINTLTTYVPWNLHEPGKGTYDFNNGLDISEFLAVAGEMGLWVILRPGPYICAEWDLGGLPSWLLRDKDMKLRTTYPGFTEAVDDYFNELIPRVAKYQYSNGGPIIAVQVENEYGSYAKDANYMEFIKNALIERGIVELLLTSDNKDGISYGSLEGVLATVNFQKIEPVLFSYLNSIQPKKPIMVMEFWTGWFDYWGGDHHLFDVESMMSTISEVLNRGANINLYMFHGGTNFGFMSGALHFHEYRPDITSYDYDAPLTEAGDYTSKFFKIRELFGDYNAEKPLPPVPSLSLKASYGPVELKRCLPLWEVLPFVEEPFKSAEPVNMENLPVNDGNGQSYGYTLYETIIYGGGKFHTKGNIHDRAQIFASSQSIGTVDYKKEELDIPEVPAYRKLSILVENCGRVNYGPMIDNQRKGIVGDVYLRDNPLKNFKIYSLDMNSTFMNRINEVHWSDLSECKSGPTFYQGALHVGPTPMDTFLRLQGWKKGVVFINGKNLGRYWDIGPQETLFIPAPWLWPGVNEITIFEEYAAGLTLFTLDTPILGKTQYVE; this comes from the exons ATTATCTCTCCCATCACAACAAATTTCCTTTACAAACATGCCTCGAACGAGTGGCTTGAAGATTGGAAATTCTCACTTTTTGTTAAATGATATACCCTACAGAATTCTGGGTGGGTCTATGCACTATTTTAGAGTACCAACGGCGTATTGGAGAGATCGCATGAAGAAGATGAAGGCCTGTGGCATTAATACCCTTACAAC ATATGTGCCCTGGAATTTGCATGAGCCAGGGAAAGGCACATATGACTTCAATAACGGACTTGACATAAG TGAGTTTTTAGCTGTAGCAGGTGAAATGGGATTATGGGTAATATTGCGCCCTGGTCCATACATATGTGCAGAATGGGACCTTGGAGGTTTACCAAG CTGGCTACTCCGTGACAAAGACATGAAGCTGCGCACAACCTACCCAGGTTTCACTGAGGCAGTAGATGACTATTTTAATGAACTTATCCCAAGGGTAGCCAAGTATCAG TATTCAAATGGTGGACCAATAATCGCAGTTCAGGTGGAAAATGAGTATGGTTCTTATGCCAAGGATGCTAACTACATGGAGTTTATAAAGAAT GCCCTTATTGAGAGAGGTATTGTGGAACTCCTACTTACATCTGATAACAAAGACGGAATAAGCTATGGAAGTCTGGAAGGCG TTCTTGCCACGGTTAATTTTCAGAAGATTGAACCAGTTCTTTTCTCGTATCTGAACTCTATTCAG CCTAAGAAACCTATTATGGTGATGGAATTTTGGACAGGCTGGTTTGACTACTGGGGAGGGGATCACCATCTTTTTGATGTTGAAT CGATGATGTCCACTATATCAGAAGTGCTTAATCGTGGAGCCAACATTAATTTGTATATGTTCCATGGCGGAACTAATTTTGGATTTATGAGCGGAGCTCTGCACTTCCATGAATATCGCCCAGATATTACCAGCTATG ATTATGATGCCCCACTTACAGAGGCTGGTGATTATACATCCAAATTTTTTAAGATCCGAGAACTTTTTGGCGATTACAATG CGGAAAAACCTCTTCCACCAGTGCCAAGCCTTTCCTTAAAGGCTTCCTATGGTCCTGTAGAACTGAAACGCTGTTTGCCTTTGTGGGAAGTTTTGCCCTTTGTAGAAGAG CCATTTAAATCAGCAGAACCAGTAAATATGGAAAACCTACCAGTGAACGATGGAAATGGGCAGTCATATGGATATACCTTGTATGAGACCATTATTTACGGAGGAGGAAAATTCCACACCAAGGGAAATATTCATGACAGAGCCCAG ATATTTGCTAGCAGCCAGTCTATTGGCACAGTAGATTATAAAAAGGAAGAACTGGATATTCCTGAGGTTCCG GCTTACAGAAAACTGTCAATACTGGTAGAGAACTGTGGAAGAGTGAATTATGGACCCATGATAGATAATCAGCGCAAAG GTATTGTTGGCGATGTGTATCTGAGAGACAACCCTTTAAAGAATTTTAAGATATACAGTTTGGACATGAATTCAACTTTTATGAACAG aattaaTGAAGTTCACTGGTCTGACCTATCGGAGTGCAAATCAGGGCCTACATTCTACCAAGGTGCACTGCATGTTGGGCCTACACCAATGGACACCTTTCTTAGGTTGCAG GGGTGGAAAAAAGGAGTTGTGTTTATAAATGGCAAAAACTTGGGACGTTATTGGGATATTGGACCTCAGGAGACTCTTTTTATCCCAGCACCCTGGTTATGGCCAGGGGTCAATGAA ATTACAATATTTGAAGAGTATGCGGCTGGCTTGACATTGTTCACTTTGGACACGCCGATACTTGGAAAAACACAGTATGTGGAATAA